AGAAGTTTTAGAGGTTGATTCTAAGGTTGTTGATGGCGTCGTGAACCTTACTGGACTTGTGACTTTAGGTAGTGGAGAAGGTTTAAAATATTTTGAGACTGGTAGGGCTCAATTTTACGCTCTTATTGTCTTTGGAGGAGTAATTCTGTTAGTTGCTATATTTGGCTTTCAATCTCCTCAAGTCACTTAATTACAATTGTGTGTCTTCACTGTCTATTGGGGTGAAAAAATACAGATAATTTCTAGACTTTATTTAAGATAAATTTCTTATTAAATTGAGTACTTATTTTTTTACAAATTTTGCGACACAAATCTTAGGAACTTTGGGGGCTGGATTGTCTACTTTTCCTTGGCTATCTGCTTCAATTTTGTTCCCAATTGGGAGTGCTTTTGTGATACCTTTTTTTCCAGATAAAGGAGATGGCAAAGAGGTTAGATGGTTTGCCTTGTCTATTGCATTAATAACTTTTTTAATAACTGTAGGTTCATATATTAATGGTTTTGATATCAATAATGAGAATGTTCAACTTAAAGAGAACATTAGTTGGCTGCCTGATTTAGGTCTGACTTGGTCTGTTGGAGCTGATGGCATTTCGATGCCTTTGATATTACTAACAAGTTTTATTACTGCTTTGGCAGTTTTGGCTGCATGGCCAGTCAAGTTTAAACCAAAGTTATTTTTCTTTTTGATATTAGTTATGGATGGTGGGCAAATCGCAGTATTTGCTGTTCAAGATATGCTTTTATTTTTTCTAACTTGGGAACTTGAGTTGATTCCCGTATATTTATTATTAGCTATATGGGGCGGTAAAAATAGACAATACGCAGCAACAAAATTCATTATTTATACAGCTGGAAGTTCTATATTTATTCTCCTCGCAGCATTAGCTATGGGCTTCTACGGCACAGAAATCCCTAACTTTGAGTTTTCTCACTTGGCAGCGCAAGATTTTAGTCAAAAATTTCAAATACTCTGTTATGTGGGGCTCTTAGTTGCATTTGGAGTAAAACTTCCAATCGTACCTCTTCATACTTGGCTTCCAGATGCTCATGGAGAAGCTACAGCTCCTGTTCATATGCTTCTAGCTGGAATTTTATTGAAGATGGGAGGATATGCTCTTTTAAGATTTAATGCGCAATTATTACCTGTTGCTCATGCTCAATTTGCCCCATTATTAATAGTTCTTGGAGTAGTAAATATAATTTATGCGGCATTAACTTCTTTTGCTCAAAGAAATCTTAAAAGAAAAATTGCATATAGTTCGATAAGTCATATGGGTTTCGTTCTTATTGGAATAGGTAGTTTTAGTAGCCTTGGAACAAGTGGAGCAATGCTACAAATGGTTAGTCATGGATTAATTGGAGCTAGTTTATTTTTTCTTGTTGGTGCTACCTATGATAGAACAAAGACTCTTAAACTTGACGAAATGAGTGGTGTAGGGCAAAAAATGAGAATCATGTTTGCCCTTTGGACTGCTTGCTCCCTTGCTTCCCTTGCTTTGCCTGGCATGAGTGGATTTGTTTCCGAATTAATGGTATTTACAGGATTTGTTACTGATGAAGTTTATACACTCCCGTTTAGGGTAGTAATGGCCTCTTTAGCTGCTATCGGTGTAATACTAACTCCTATTTATCTACTATCAATGTTGCGAGAAATTTTCTTTGGTAAAGAGAATCCTAAATTGATCGAAGAACGAAAACTTATCGATGCAGAACCTAGGGAAATTTATATTATTGCTTGTTTACTTTTACCGATAATTGGAATAGGTTTGTATCCCAGATTAGTGACTGAGAGCTATCTTGCATCTATTAATAACTTAGTTGATAGAGATTTAACTGCTGTTAAAAGTGCTGTCAAAACAAGTATTTTTTCAGGAACTAAAAAAACTGAGATGTTAAAAGCTCCAACAATATAATTTTTTTAAATTAATTCAATATTAATTGGCATTAAATAATTAAGCATATATCTTATGTTTAGATATTAGTTATTTTAAAATACCTTATTTGAATTCTATTGATAGTCAACAATTAGGCCCTAGATTGTTGATTAAGTTTCTTCAAGACGCTGCTGGGAAGGGAGATCTTGATCCATGGGATATTGATGTAATAAGTGTAATTGATAGCTTTTTAGAGCAATATTCGCAATCTCTTAAAAATACTTCGAATAGTCAACTTTCATATCAAAAAGATTTATCTGAGACAAGCGAGGCATTTTTTGCAGCTTCGGTACTAGTAAATTTAAAGGCTCAAGTTTTGGAGTCTGATGTTTTCAAAACAAATTCGTCGGATATTGAAGATGATTTTGACGTGGATGATCAAGATTGGATTGATCAAGAATTTGATATTCCAAAATATCCTGAAAAATATCTAAGGAGAAGATCCATAGCACAACCAATTCTTAAACGTACAACAACATTGGGAGAACTGGTTAGTCAATTAGAGTCTATTGCTGAAGTTATAGAAACCCAAGATCTTCTGCTTATGAAGAGAAAAAGAAATAAAAAATATTCCGATAAGGATCTAATTTCTCAAGTGAAATCTTTAGCACATCGCGAGAAACTACCAGAAACTACTAAAGAATTGGGGAAATTTATTGATGGCTGGGAAAAAGCATTACAGTGGACAGATTTTGAATATTTAGTTAAGAAATGGCAAACAGTTGTAAAAAATGATTTAGATAAAGATCGTCTTGGGGTCTTTTGGGCTTTGTTATTTTTATCATCTGAAAACAAAATTGAAATTAAACAAATTAATTCCTTATATGGGCCAATTCAAATTAAAAGAATAATTCCTGATGGAGGCTTAGCTCAATTGCCCATAGAAAATCTAGAGGCAACAAATACCCCTCCCTCTGTTGCTTAGCAGCTTAATAGTAATAACGTATAATCTTTAAAAAAGAGGTTTTGTTTTCATGAAGGCAATGATACTTGCGGCAGGTAAAGGTACACGTGTTCAGCCAATAACTCATGTTATTCCAAAACCAATGATACCGATATTACAAAAACCTGTAATGGAGTTTCTTTTAGAATTATTAAAAGAGCATGGCTTCAAAGAAATAATGGTTAATGTCTCTCACCTCGCTGAAGAAATTGAAAATTACTTTAGGGATGGTCAAAGATTCGGTGTGGAGATAGCCTATAGTTTTGAAGGCCGAATTGAAGATGGGGAATTGATAGGAGATGCTTTAGGTTCAGCAGGAGGATTAAAAAAAATTCAAGATTTTCAAAAATTCTTTGATGAAACTTTTGTTGTACTTTGTGGAGATGCTTTAGTAGACTTAGATCTTACTGAAGCAGTTAAGAAACATAAGGAAAAGCGTGCAATTGCAAGTTTAATAACTAAAAAAGTAACTAGAGATCAAGTATCAAGTTATGGAGTAGTAGTCTCAGATGATAATGGTCGAATAAAAGCATTTCAAGAAAAGCCATCTGTAGATAAAGCTCTAGGTGACTCTATTAATACAGGTATTTATCTTTTTGAGCCTGAAATTTTTAATTACATACCATCAGGTGAGAAATTTGATATTGGGGCCGATCTCTTCCCTAAACTTGTTGAAATGGATTTGCCATTTTACGCATTGCCAATGGATTTCGAATGGGTAGATATTGGAAAAGTTCCTGATTATTGGAGTGCTATTCGCAATGTATTACAGGGAAAGGTAAGACAAGTAGAGATACCTGGTAAAGAAATTAAACCTGGAGTTTTCACCGGATTAAATGTCGCTGCTAATTGGGATATGGTTGATATTACTGGGCCAGTATATATAGGTGGAATGACAAGAATAGAAGATGGTGCAACAATTATTGGACCTGCGATGATTGGCCCAAGTTGTTGTATTTGCGAAGGTGCGACAATTGATAATTCAATTATTTTTGATTATTCTAAAATTGGTAAGGGCGTTAGACTAGTCGATAAATTAGTATTTGGCCGTTACTGTGTGGGAAAGAATGGAGATCACTTTGATTTGCAAGATGCATCGTTGGATTGGTTGATAACAGATTCTAGAAGATCTGATATGACTGAGCCATCTCCACAGCAGAAGGCAATGGCAGAATTGTTAGGTACTGATTTGATTAATATTCCAGATTAAGACCAGCTTTTTCAAGAATCTCAGGGATTAAATGCTCTGCTTTAACTGCCATTAGATGAATACCATTTGCAATATTAATAAACTCTTGAGATTGTTCAGCTGCAATTTGTATCCCTTCTTGTAACGGTTCTTTAGCATCTTTAAGACGATTTAAAATATTTTCGGGGATGTTTGCTCCAGGGACGTATTTGTTTATAAAGAGAGCATTTTTGTAAGATTTCAGAAGAAATACACCTGCAATTACAGGGATTTCGAGAGGGTTGCTAATTTTTTCACAAAATTCTATCAAATTTTCTTTTTTCATAACCATTTGAGTTTGTACGAATTGAGCTCCAGCCTCTTTTTTCTTTATCATTCTATTTTTTAAACTTTTTTGATTTTTGCAACTTGGATCTGCTGCAGCTCCTGAAAATATAAATGTTTTTTTATCAGATAATTCTCCAAATGAAGGATCAATCCCTTTATTGAACGCTTGAATTTGTTTAAGCAATCTAAC
This window of the Prochlorococcus sp. MIT 1314 genome carries:
- a CDS encoding NAD(P)H-quinone oxidoreductase subunit 4 translates to MLGTLGAGLSTFPWLSASILFPIGSAFVIPFFPDKGDGKEVRWFALSIALITFLITVGSYINGFDINNENVQLKENISWLPDLGLTWSVGADGISMPLILLTSFITALAVLAAWPVKFKPKLFFFLILVMDGGQIAVFAVQDMLLFFLTWELELIPVYLLLAIWGGKNRQYAATKFIIYTAGSSIFILLAALAMGFYGTEIPNFEFSHLAAQDFSQKFQILCYVGLLVAFGVKLPIVPLHTWLPDAHGEATAPVHMLLAGILLKMGGYALLRFNAQLLPVAHAQFAPLLIVLGVVNIIYAALTSFAQRNLKRKIAYSSISHMGFVLIGIGSFSSLGTSGAMLQMVSHGLIGASLFFLVGATYDRTKTLKLDEMSGVGQKMRIMFALWTACSLASLALPGMSGFVSELMVFTGFVTDEVYTLPFRVVMASLAAIGVILTPIYLLSMLREIFFGKENPKLIEERKLIDAEPREIYIIACLLLPIIGIGLYPRLVTESYLASINNLVDRDLTAVKSAVKTSIFSGTKKTEMLKAPTI
- a CDS encoding segregation/condensation protein A, which encodes MLIKFLQDAAGKGDLDPWDIDVISVIDSFLEQYSQSLKNTSNSQLSYQKDLSETSEAFFAASVLVNLKAQVLESDVFKTNSSDIEDDFDVDDQDWIDQEFDIPKYPEKYLRRRSIAQPILKRTTTLGELVSQLESIAEVIETQDLLLMKRKRNKKYSDKDLISQVKSLAHREKLPETTKELGKFIDGWEKALQWTDFEYLVKKWQTVVKNDLDKDRLGVFWALLFLSSENKIEIKQINSLYGPIQIKRIIPDGGLAQLPIENLEATNTPPSVA
- a CDS encoding NDP-sugar synthase, producing MKAMILAAGKGTRVQPITHVIPKPMIPILQKPVMEFLLELLKEHGFKEIMVNVSHLAEEIENYFRDGQRFGVEIAYSFEGRIEDGELIGDALGSAGGLKKIQDFQKFFDETFVVLCGDALVDLDLTEAVKKHKEKRAIASLITKKVTRDQVSSYGVVVSDDNGRIKAFQEKPSVDKALGDSINTGIYLFEPEIFNYIPSGEKFDIGADLFPKLVEMDLPFYALPMDFEWVDIGKVPDYWSAIRNVLQGKVRQVEIPGKEIKPGVFTGLNVAANWDMVDITGPVYIGGMTRIEDGATIIGPAMIGPSCCICEGATIDNSIIFDYSKIGKGVRLVDKLVFGRYCVGKNGDHFDLQDASLDWLITDSRRSDMTEPSPQQKAMAELLGTDLINIPD
- a CDS encoding methylenetetrahydrofolate reductase; translation: MKSKLQQTLEKNSKVITAELMPPRGANPIRSLKIAQLLKDKVHAVNITDGSRAIMRMCSMAMSKLLLENGIEPIMQISCRDRNKIALQSDILGANALGIKNILCITGDSVKAGDQQDAKAVHEFESVRLLKQIQAFNKGIDPSFGELSDKKTFIFSGAAADPSCKNQKSLKNRMIKKKEAGAQFVQTQMVMKKENLIEFCEKISNPLEIPVIAGVFLLKSYKNALFINKYVPGANIPENILNRLKDAKEPLQEGIQIAAEQSQEFINIANGIHLMAVKAEHLIPEILEKAGLNLEY